From a region of the Lactuca sativa cultivar Salinas chromosome 4, Lsat_Salinas_v11, whole genome shotgun sequence genome:
- the LOC111910734 gene encoding uncharacterized protein LOC111910734 translates to MWSSSSFPPSSPLTLCKPRSNSSLSLALPTKTPNSHVDVGDGSSSEATPSIPPFHVKSITSTSNPFVKHCVKLRNSSSYRHSHSSVLLVGTTPLREIYNFQESMQEKPTTIDCLLLHEKASVPEELVESGVHVVRVNSIVMKKLSGLQSTESIDVVSLVKIPSTFHSLENNQHEDFSKWFPSAYRILVLDGIQDPGNLGTLLRSAVAFGWDGAFLLPGCCDPFNEKAVRASRGASFQLPLVSGTWSHLQSLVNGFQMKILAGSPGSKTESKPVSCLSHELARILTNTKVCLVLGSEGSGLSKEAHEACELVNIRMAGAFESLNVSVAGGIFLFMLQPQNKKFD, encoded by the exons ATGTGGTCATCGTCATCCTTCCCACCATCTTCCCCTTTGACTCTCTGCAAACCAAGGTCAAATTCTTCCCTCTCACTAGCCCTACCAACCAAAACCCCAAATTCTCATGTAGACGTCGGCGACGGCAGTTCTTCGGAGGCGACACCTTCTATACCACCGTTCCATGTCAAATCCATCACAAGCACATCAAACCCATTCGTGAAGCATTGCGTAAAGCTTCGCAACAGCTCATCTTATCGCCATTCTCATAGTTCCGTTCTTCTTGTTGGAACTACTCCACTCAG GGAAATATACAACTTTCAAGAATCGATGCAAGAAAAGCCAACGACAATAGATTGTTTACTTTTACATGAAAAAGCTTCGGTTCCTGAAGAGTTGGTTGAAAGTGGTGTTCATGTTGTTCGTGTTAATTCAATTGTGATGAAGAAACTTTCTGGACTTCAATCCACGGAATCCATTGATGTGGTTTCTTTAGTGAAAATTCCTTCAACTTTTCACTCTTTAGAAAACAACCAACATGAAGATTTTTCAAAATGGTTCCCGTCTGCATACCGAATTCTTGTTCTTGATGGAATCCAG GATCCTGGTAATCTTGGGACGTTATTAAGATCGGCGGTGGCATTCGGATGG GATGGAGCATTTCTACTCCCCGGATGTTGTGATCCATTCAATGAAAAAGCAGTTAGAGCAAGCCGAGGTGCATCATTTCAACTTCCATTAGTCTCGGGCACATGGTCTCATTTACAATCTCTTGTCAATGGCTTTCAAATGAAAATCCTTGCGGGCAGTCCGGGCAGCAAAACCGAGTCAAAACCAGTGTCTTGTCTCTCTCATGAACTTGCCCGAATTTTAACAAATACAAAAGTTTGTCTAGTTTTGGGTAGTGAAGGGAGTGGGCTCTCCAAAGAAGCCCATGAGGCATGTGAACTAGTAAACATTAGAATGGCAGGGGCATTTGAGTCATTAAATGTTTCTGTTGCTGGAGGCATTTTTTTGTTCATGTTGCAGCCTCAAAACAAGAAGTTTGATTAA